From a single Stackebrandtia endophytica genomic region:
- a CDS encoding ImmA/IrrE family metallo-endopeptidase — protein MATTPNYTIATGDFIAEWMDDEGINAAELARRLGVTRKHVSELLSGKAPLSHPLALALERVTQVPARIWNQYESGYRNDLARIREEEELEAQYEKAKEFPLTYLRRQGFITASAKDHSETVRQLLTLLGVANLDAFKATWEKGSVAYRRSAVGREDVPALAVWLALAERHHDGLNELPNFSRSGLEALIPRLRALTCGEPMAAIGEAITELRETGVVVCLIPAIPGLGIHGATRWLNGRPIIQLSLLWKSDDQLWFTLFHELGHVLLHGDKKLYIHGEQNEAEREANSYASNILIPPEFASRLPRRRNIPAVKTLAKELGIAPSIVLARVHRETRDYGWGHSLKQKVEFPWRAAQAG, from the coding sequence ATGGCAACCACCCCGAACTACACCATTGCCACTGGCGACTTCATTGCCGAGTGGATGGACGACGAAGGCATCAACGCGGCTGAGCTGGCGCGTCGACTAGGCGTGACCCGCAAGCACGTCAGCGAGCTCTTGAGCGGCAAGGCACCCCTGTCGCATCCGCTCGCGCTCGCGCTGGAACGAGTCACCCAAGTGCCCGCCCGTATCTGGAACCAATACGAGAGCGGGTACCGCAATGACCTTGCCCGAATCCGGGAAGAAGAGGAACTCGAGGCTCAGTACGAGAAGGCCAAGGAATTTCCGCTCACATATCTACGCCGGCAGGGTTTCATCACCGCATCGGCGAAAGACCACTCCGAAACGGTGAGACAGCTGCTCACGTTGCTCGGGGTAGCCAACTTGGACGCTTTCAAAGCTACCTGGGAGAAAGGAAGCGTCGCCTATCGTCGTTCCGCAGTGGGCCGAGAAGACGTGCCCGCCCTCGCTGTGTGGTTGGCCTTGGCAGAGCGACACCACGACGGGCTCAACGAGCTTCCGAACTTCAGCCGTAGCGGCCTGGAAGCCCTGATTCCACGACTACGGGCGTTGACCTGTGGTGAACCGATGGCCGCGATTGGTGAAGCCATCACAGAACTGCGCGAGACGGGCGTCGTAGTCTGCCTGATCCCTGCCATTCCAGGTCTCGGTATCCACGGCGCCACACGGTGGTTGAACGGGCGACCGATCATTCAGTTGTCACTCCTGTGGAAAAGCGATGATCAGCTGTGGTTCACCCTGTTCCACGAACTGGGTCATGTTCTGCTTCACGGTGACAAGAAGCTGTACATCCACGGCGAACAGAATGAAGCAGAACGGGAGGCGAACTCTTACGCCTCGAACATACTCATCCCACCGGAGTTCGCTTCCCGACTGCCCCGGAGGCGGAACATACCCGCTGTGAAGACTCTTGCGAAAGAACTGGGCATCGCCCCCAGCATCGTGCTTGCGCGAGTACACCGGGAGACACGGGACTACGGGTGGGGACACTCGCTGAAGCAGAAGGTCGAGTTTCCTTGGAGGGCAGCTCAAGCGGGATAG
- the rplQ gene encoding 50S ribosomal protein L17 yields MPQPTKGARLGGSAAHQKLMLANLATSLFKHGKITTTEAKARRVRPYAERLVTFAKRGDLASRRRAIAKMTDRDVTHDLFDEIAQRYTNRDGGYTRIVKIGPRKGDNAPMAVIELVEELQAAPAPTRKKATRKDTKAEAVAALAGGDDEETPVAKTEDTDETEKTEAKADAEADDTSDADEKTDK; encoded by the coding sequence ATGCCACAGCCAACTAAGGGCGCTCGCCTGGGTGGCTCCGCGGCGCACCAGAAGCTGATGCTGGCGAACCTCGCCACCTCGCTGTTCAAGCACGGCAAGATCACCACCACCGAGGCGAAGGCGCGGCGCGTGCGCCCCTACGCCGAGCGTCTGGTGACCTTCGCCAAGCGTGGTGACCTGGCGTCGCGTCGTCGGGCCATCGCCAAGATGACCGACCGGGACGTCACCCACGACCTGTTCGACGAGATCGCGCAGCGTTACACCAACCGCGACGGCGGCTACACCCGCATCGTCAAGATTGGTCCCCGCAAGGGCGACAACGCGCCGATGGCCGTCATCGAGCTGGTCGAGGAACTGCAGGCGGCCCCCGCGCCCACGCGGAAGAAGGCCACCCGCAAGGACACCAAGGCCGAAGCGGTAGCCGCGCTGGCCGGCGGTGACGACGAGGAGACCCCGGTCGCCAAGACCGAGGACACCGACGAGACCGAGAAGACCGAAGCCAAGGCTGACGCCGAGGCCGACGACACCTCGGACGCCGACGAGAAGACCGACAAGTAG
- a CDS encoding DNA-directed RNA polymerase subunit alpha: MLITQRPSLSEESLSETRSRFSIEPLEPGFGYTLGNSLRRTLLSSIPGAAVTSIKIDGVLHEFTTIPGAKEDVVELVLNVKQLCVSSDSDEPVTMYLRKQGPGDVTAGDIQPPSGVTVHNPELKLATLNAKGRLDMEFTVERGRGYVSAAQNKQPSQGIGRIPVDSIYSPVVKVSYRVEATRVEQRTDFDKLIIDVETKPSIGPRTALASAGSTLVELFGLYRELDSAAEGIDVGPSPADAQLAADLALPIEELELTVRSYNCLKREGVDSVGELINRTEADLLDIRNFGQKSIDEVKMKLAGLGLALKDSPGTFDPAEAAAAYDDGEYDDYDDGEDLRETEQL, encoded by the coding sequence GTGCTCATCACTCAGCGACCGTCTCTCAGCGAAGAGTCGCTCTCGGAAACCCGTTCCCGGTTCTCCATCGAACCGTTGGAGCCCGGCTTCGGTTACACGCTCGGCAACTCGCTGCGTCGTACCCTGCTGTCGTCGATTCCCGGCGCTGCGGTCACCTCGATCAAGATCGACGGTGTCCTGCACGAGTTCACCACGATTCCCGGTGCGAAGGAAGACGTGGTCGAGCTGGTTCTCAACGTCAAGCAGCTGTGCGTCTCGTCGGACTCCGACGAGCCGGTGACCATGTACCTGCGCAAGCAGGGCCCGGGCGATGTCACCGCCGGTGACATCCAGCCGCCGTCGGGTGTGACGGTGCACAACCCGGAGCTGAAGCTGGCGACCCTGAACGCCAAGGGTCGGCTGGACATGGAGTTCACCGTCGAGCGGGGCCGTGGTTACGTCTCCGCCGCGCAGAACAAGCAGCCCAGCCAGGGAATCGGTCGTATTCCGGTCGACTCGATCTACTCGCCGGTGGTGAAGGTCAGCTACCGCGTTGAGGCGACTCGTGTCGAGCAGCGCACCGACTTCGACAAGCTCATCATCGATGTGGAGACCAAGCCGTCCATCGGGCCGCGCACCGCGCTGGCCTCGGCGGGATCCACCCTGGTGGAACTGTTCGGTCTGTACCGCGAGCTGGACTCCGCGGCAGAGGGCATCGATGTCGGCCCGTCGCCGGCTGACGCGCAGCTCGCCGCCGATCTGGCGTTGCCGATCGAGGAGCTGGAGCTGACGGTTCGTTCGTACAACTGCCTGAAGCGGGAGGGCGTCGACTCGGTTGGTGAACTGATCAACCGCACCGAGGCCGACCTGCTGGACATCCGCAACTTCGGGCAGAAGTCGATCGACGAGGTCAAGATGAAGCTCGCGGGCCTGGGCCTGGCGCTCAAGGACTCCCCGGGAACCTTCGACCCGGCGGAAGCCGCTGCGGCCTACGACGACGGTGAGTACGACGACTACGACGACGGCGAAGACCTTCGCGAGACCGAACAGCTCTAG
- a CDS encoding type II toxin-antitoxin system RelE/ParE family toxin, with translation MQLDYANRELERICCDAGYMQRKLGAQVAKALKLRIAELRYATEMPDLLLGTGRWEELCGDRTGQWSARLTANWRLIVAPDDGDTITVLIVEVVDYHR, from the coding sequence ATGCAACTCGACTACGCGAACCGGGAGCTGGAGCGGATCTGCTGCGACGCGGGCTACATGCAACGCAAACTCGGAGCACAGGTCGCCAAAGCCCTCAAACTGCGTATTGCCGAGCTGCGGTATGCCACCGAAATGCCAGACCTCCTGCTCGGCACCGGCCGATGGGAGGAACTGTGTGGCGACCGAACCGGCCAGTGGTCGGCTCGCCTGACGGCGAACTGGCGACTGATCGTCGCACCTGATGACGGTGACACGATCACCGTGCTCATCGTCGAGGTCGTCGATTACCACCGCTGA
- a CDS encoding endonuclease/exonuclease/phosphatase family protein, which translates to MKSRWRWDIALGVIVLSDVLRVFLPSLITLFGQAGGTPPEYMGLYALAWFAAPMLVIPLTRLVAARTIMITGAVVLIAARILLQVSTGGDLQLYTASIGTAAGLVWLIAASIHSTDTAALTRGFLIGLGLTTIVQAALDGIDLVWRGPIPALPLLLIELGAFAYALTRHPIATEPVGSGRPLLLWGPALLLWGMYLGNPAHISRDQGRWATVALVALVALWILLLARAPVVGRVPRVVAGLALIGAAIYFVVEGLDTATGPVIVAVTLVALAALAVLASDDDTATVTPTPRTGRRRGWTTATSMLALLILTFAYYAAFDLYYPNWWVPPVTASLIAVVAILGAPAATRIRPPRVTVPAVGFVTIAVVAAGIAPLWQAASPSFSPPQDGLRVAAYNIRMGFDLDGRLALDRQADILAAQRPHVIALSEVDRGWFLNGGHDDLRRLAERLDMEFLWAPVDGNHWGDALLTNLPVQRVERHRLVPGGPTGAGALEVELRWQEQPVTVISTHLQPPTDWQPLDQAEQLADIVREAAERTPVVVAGDLNLEPDSPPWDVLLAAGLVDPVAADRPFPSIPGDSPQQIDHILVTEEFTVVDAVNPDVPHSDHRPIAMTLRW; encoded by the coding sequence ATGAAGAGCAGGTGGCGTTGGGACATCGCGTTGGGCGTCATCGTCCTCTCCGATGTGTTGCGAGTGTTCCTGCCCTCGTTGATCACCCTGTTCGGACAGGCGGGTGGGACCCCACCCGAATACATGGGCCTGTATGCACTCGCCTGGTTCGCCGCACCGATGCTGGTGATCCCGTTGACCCGCCTCGTGGCGGCCCGGACGATCATGATCACCGGTGCCGTCGTCCTCATCGCCGCGCGGATCCTGTTGCAGGTCTCCACAGGTGGTGACCTGCAGCTCTACACCGCCAGCATCGGTACCGCCGCCGGACTGGTCTGGTTGATCGCGGCGAGCATCCACTCCACCGACACCGCCGCACTCACCCGCGGATTCCTCATCGGACTGGGCCTGACCACCATCGTGCAAGCCGCATTGGACGGCATCGACCTCGTGTGGCGGGGACCGATCCCGGCGCTGCCGCTGCTGCTGATCGAGCTGGGGGCCTTCGCATACGCCCTCACCCGTCACCCGATCGCGACCGAACCGGTCGGCTCCGGGCGACCCCTTCTGCTGTGGGGACCGGCCCTGCTGTTGTGGGGGATGTACCTGGGCAACCCCGCGCACATCTCACGCGACCAGGGACGATGGGCGACGGTGGCCCTCGTCGCCCTGGTGGCACTGTGGATACTGCTGCTGGCCCGAGCCCCCGTCGTCGGTCGGGTCCCGCGTGTCGTCGCCGGCCTGGCCCTGATCGGCGCGGCGATCTACTTCGTCGTGGAGGGACTGGACACGGCGACCGGTCCGGTGATCGTGGCCGTCACCCTCGTGGCGCTGGCCGCATTGGCGGTGCTCGCCTCCGACGACGACACCGCGACCGTGACCCCCACTCCTCGCACCGGACGACGGCGAGGCTGGACGACCGCGACCTCGATGCTCGCTCTGCTGATCCTCACCTTCGCCTATTACGCCGCCTTCGACCTGTACTACCCCAACTGGTGGGTGCCGCCGGTGACCGCGTCGCTCATCGCCGTCGTCGCGATCCTCGGCGCCCCGGCCGCGACCCGGATCCGACCGCCCCGTGTCACGGTGCCGGCCGTCGGATTCGTGACGATCGCGGTCGTCGCCGCGGGCATCGCGCCGCTGTGGCAGGCGGCATCCCCGTCGTTCTCGCCGCCGCAAGACGGCCTGCGAGTCGCCGCCTACAACATCCGGATGGGCTTCGACCTGGACGGCAGGTTGGCGCTGGATCGACAGGCCGACATCCTGGCCGCCCAACGACCACACGTGATCGCTCTGAGCGAGGTGGACCGCGGTTGGTTCCTCAACGGCGGCCACGACGACCTGCGTCGCCTGGCCGAGCGACTGGACATGGAGTTCTTGTGGGCACCGGTCGACGGCAACCATTGGGGAGACGCTCTGCTGACCAACCTTCCGGTGCAGCGCGTCGAACGCCACCGGTTGGTTCCCGGAGGTCCCACCGGTGCCGGTGCCCTGGAGGTCGAACTGCGGTGGCAGGAGCAACCGGTCACCGTCATCTCGACCCATCTGCAACCACCCACCGACTGGCAGCCGCTGGACCAGGCCGAACAACTGGCCGACATCGTGCGGGAGGCGGCCGAACGCACCCCCGTTGTGGTCGCCGGAGACCTGAACCTGGAACCGGACAGTCCACCGTGGGACGTGCTGCTGGCCGCGGGACTGGTCGACCCGGTCGCTGCTGATCGACCGTTCCCGTCGATCCCGGGGGACTCGCCACAGCAGATCGACCACATCCTCGTCACCGAGGAGTTCACCGTCGTCGACGCCGTCAACCCCGACGTTCCCCACTCCGACCATCGGCCGATCGCGATGACGTTGCGGTGGTGA
- the truA gene encoding tRNA pseudouridine(38-40) synthase TruA — protein sequence MADESGGATVDAVRLRLDIGYDGTDFAGWARQPGQRTVAGEIATALGHLFPGFGGLTVAGRTDAGVHATGQVAHVDVPAETWRARSQDVLWRLRGILPPDVRVKSVVVVDASFNARFAALSRRYVYRVSDTVWGVEPVRRSDTLAWPRPLDLGAMRSAATVLLGQHDFAAFCKRREGATTIRALQRLDWQRETDGVLAVTVVADAFCHSMVRSLVGAMLAVGDGRRDADWLAGLLTLGHRSGEVVVAPAHGLTLAEVEYPAASEWDARATQTRRMRTLDA from the coding sequence GTGGCCGACGAATCGGGTGGGGCGACCGTCGACGCGGTGCGGCTTCGGTTGGACATCGGCTACGACGGCACCGATTTCGCCGGGTGGGCCCGTCAGCCCGGGCAGCGAACCGTGGCCGGTGAGATCGCGACCGCGTTGGGCCACCTGTTCCCCGGTTTCGGCGGGTTGACGGTGGCCGGTCGCACCGACGCCGGAGTGCACGCCACCGGGCAGGTCGCCCACGTCGATGTTCCCGCCGAGACCTGGCGGGCACGATCTCAGGACGTGTTGTGGCGGTTGCGGGGGATTCTGCCGCCGGATGTTCGGGTGAAGTCGGTCGTGGTGGTCGATGCGTCGTTCAACGCCCGGTTCGCGGCGTTGTCGCGTCGATACGTCTACCGGGTCAGCGACACGGTGTGGGGTGTGGAACCGGTGCGACGCAGCGACACCCTGGCCTGGCCGCGTCCACTGGACCTGGGTGCGATGCGGTCGGCGGCGACGGTTCTGTTGGGACAGCACGACTTCGCGGCGTTCTGTAAGCGTCGTGAGGGGGCGACGACGATTCGAGCGTTGCAGCGTCTCGACTGGCAACGTGAGACCGACGGGGTTCTGGCCGTCACGGTGGTGGCCGACGCGTTCTGCCATTCGATGGTGCGCAGTCTGGTGGGTGCGATGTTGGCGGTGGGGGATGGTCGCCGCGACGCCGACTGGTTGGCCGGTCTGTTGACTCTCGGCCACCGCAGCGGCGAAGTCGTGGTGGCACCGGCACACGGTTTGACCCTGGCCGAGGTGGAGTACCCGGCAGCCTCCGAATGGGACGCCCGCGCCACCCAGACCCGCCGAATGCGCACATTGGATGCATAA
- a CDS encoding ABC transporter ATP-binding protein, whose product MGTDRVVLELCDVRYEIDDRVLLSGLDLTVHSGESVALMGPSGSGKSTLLSLVLGLLRPVSGRVLVRGTDLAGLSRRRIAELRRRNVGMVFQFGELIPELRPEENVALAALLGRAGRSSALDRAERLLAELGVPTAADTARLSGGERQRTAVARALINSPEVVLADEPTGSLDASSRDKVADLLFDLPSTRRCGLLVATHDESIARRADRVFRLHEGGLVPEVVN is encoded by the coding sequence GTGGGTACTGATCGGGTTGTCTTGGAACTGTGTGATGTGCGTTATGAGATCGATGATCGGGTGTTGTTGTCGGGTCTGGATCTGACGGTGCACAGCGGTGAGTCGGTGGCGTTGATGGGGCCGAGCGGGTCGGGTAAGAGCACGCTGTTGAGCCTGGTCCTGGGTCTCCTGAGACCTGTGTCGGGTCGGGTTCTCGTTCGGGGGACCGATCTGGCCGGGTTGTCGCGGCGCCGGATTGCGGAGTTGCGGCGTCGGAATGTCGGCATGGTTTTCCAGTTCGGGGAGTTGATTCCGGAACTTCGTCCTGAGGAGAACGTGGCGTTGGCGGCGCTGTTGGGGCGTGCGGGCCGGTCGAGTGCGTTGGATCGGGCGGAGAGGTTGTTGGCTGAACTGGGGGTGCCGACCGCCGCCGATACCGCCCGGCTGTCCGGTGGTGAGCGGCAGCGCACCGCGGTGGCGCGTGCGTTGATCAACTCCCCGGAAGTGGTGTTGGCCGATGAGCCGACCGGGTCACTGGACGCGTCGAGCCGCGACAAGGTGGCGGATCTGTTGTTCGATCTGCCGTCGACGAGGCGGTGCGGATTGCTGGTGGCGACCCATGACGAATCGATTGCGCGGCGGGCTGATCGGGTGTTCCGGCTGCATGAGGGTGGCTTGGTGCCGGAGGTGGTGAACTGA
- a CDS encoding FtsX-like permease family protein, producing the protein MARGLTSQLIAVGRSVQPRGEARRLRTVALVLAYFLLAVSGLTAVAVHEAYAGKAARAADRAPVVDNAAADPGVRWLPGADELTGSRQYAVFYIEPSGSEAPLPPGVAAWPGPGEVLMSPALLEAGAGEGISQRFGEVVGTIGLDGLADPGEWLAYVHPSQGVHNEGAAFVVDFGGVGQAAETAGGFMFSQHDRPEWTLHVLNVLAVLLPGTILLVIGSRIGAHHRDRRVMLLTVLGAGRWDRLRVVIGEMLVPSAIGVVAAMGVSAWLLSHQVRLPGVDYVLSAEDMRGAVWPLILAPVGVVAAAIFIAALLSFRASAALNSTRPIPKEKRDSMRLWAALCPVMVLIAVWGPGRFPDTSVWFTLASWIGTAGVVVTLPAAIAMFLAWVGKWIAHNGRAGGRAGQLVAGRLLSAHPRPMARMVAAVATAILLLLQVVAWQGIFGHQARQASTVVEQTGPGMVVFDPSSHIRPDDADGLLRRLPTGVSVFTLSAERGGDGSAKVQLTGTCDDLPTIGINCPTDSASQAPTTPDSRLDVALAWTFGPALDVDIVPGPVLGDSLTGENDPILLLVDRDDAAIDIPALKELSYRTTGHIAQIQIPGTAWLTGGIPNLEQARWSTLYGAIAITVLLIAAGLSATAEHHRRGRALALLSALTDNHRTNLTTATWLVGVPLTVTGIVATLLGTWIAQPINTIGASLITPTLITGCLVTTTVIAVAMSTWAVILSNHHQRRWTPDGS; encoded by the coding sequence ATGGCGCGTGGGTTGACGTCCCAGTTGATCGCCGTCGGTCGTTCTGTGCAGCCGCGCGGAGAAGCACGTCGACTGCGGACGGTCGCACTGGTGCTGGCGTATTTCCTGTTGGCGGTGTCGGGGCTGACGGCGGTCGCCGTTCATGAGGCCTACGCGGGGAAGGCGGCGCGTGCGGCCGATCGTGCGCCCGTGGTCGACAACGCGGCCGCCGACCCCGGTGTTCGGTGGCTTCCCGGCGCCGATGAGTTGACCGGTTCGCGGCAGTATGCGGTCTTCTACATCGAACCGAGCGGGAGTGAGGCTCCGTTGCCTCCGGGGGTGGCGGCTTGGCCGGGCCCCGGAGAGGTGCTGATGTCACCGGCATTGCTGGAAGCCGGGGCGGGGGAAGGGATCTCTCAGCGGTTCGGTGAGGTCGTGGGCACCATCGGTCTTGACGGGTTGGCTGATCCCGGTGAATGGCTGGCGTATGTGCATCCATCGCAAGGTGTGCACAACGAGGGTGCGGCCTTCGTGGTCGATTTTGGTGGTGTGGGACAGGCTGCCGAGACTGCGGGCGGTTTCATGTTCAGCCAACATGACCGCCCTGAATGGACATTGCATGTGCTGAACGTCCTGGCCGTCTTGTTGCCGGGCACCATCCTGCTGGTCATCGGATCGAGAATCGGTGCTCATCATCGGGACCGGCGAGTCATGCTGTTGACCGTCCTCGGCGCCGGCCGGTGGGATCGGTTGCGGGTCGTCATCGGAGAGATGCTCGTTCCCTCGGCGATTGGTGTCGTCGCCGCGATGGGTGTGTCCGCATGGCTGTTGTCGCATCAGGTGCGACTTCCCGGAGTCGATTATGTGCTCTCCGCCGAAGACATGCGTGGCGCGGTGTGGCCACTGATCCTGGCTCCGGTCGGGGTGGTGGCCGCTGCGATCTTCATTGCGGCGCTATTGAGTTTCAGGGCATCAGCCGCGTTGAACAGCACACGGCCGATACCCAAGGAAAAGCGGGACTCCATGAGGCTGTGGGCCGCGCTGTGCCCGGTCATGGTGCTGATCGCGGTATGGGGTCCCGGCCGGTTTCCCGATACTTCGGTCTGGTTCACCCTGGCATCCTGGATCGGGACCGCCGGGGTCGTGGTCACTCTGCCCGCGGCGATCGCCATGTTCCTGGCATGGGTGGGAAAGTGGATCGCTCACAACGGCCGTGCAGGCGGGCGTGCCGGGCAACTCGTGGCGGGGCGTCTGTTGTCTGCCCACCCACGTCCGATGGCACGCATGGTCGCCGCCGTCGCCACTGCGATTCTGCTACTGCTGCAGGTGGTCGCCTGGCAGGGCATCTTCGGACATCAAGCGCGACAAGCGTCCACGGTCGTGGAACAGACCGGCCCGGGCATGGTCGTCTTCGACCCGTCGAGTCATATTCGCCCCGACGACGCCGACGGATTGTTGAGACGACTCCCCACCGGTGTCTCAGTGTTCACCCTGTCGGCCGAACGCGGCGGCGACGGTAGCGCCAAGGTTCAACTCACCGGCACCTGCGACGACCTACCGACCATTGGAATCAACTGCCCAACCGATTCCGCCTCACAAGCACCAACGACACCAGATTCTCGCCTAGATGTCGCTCTGGCATGGACATTCGGCCCCGCCTTGGACGTCGACATCGTTCCTGGCCCCGTCCTCGGTGACAGCCTGACCGGTGAGAACGACCCGATCCTGCTGCTGGTCGATCGGGATGACGCCGCCATCGACATCCCCGCGCTCAAAGAACTCTCATACCGCACCACCGGCCACATCGCACAGATTCAGATACCCGGCACCGCATGGCTGACCGGAGGCATCCCCAACCTGGAACAAGCACGATGGAGCACCCTCTACGGCGCCATCGCCATCACAGTGCTCCTCATCGCCGCCGGCCTGTCCGCGACGGCCGAACACCACCGGCGAGGCAGGGCCCTCGCACTCCTATCGGCGCTGACCGACAACCACCGAACCAACCTCACCACCGCAACCTGGCTGGTAGGAGTCCCACTCACGGTCACCGGAATCGTAGCCACACTGCTGGGAACCTGGATCGCACAACCCATCAACACCATCGGAGCCAGTCTCATAACCCCGACACTCATCACCGGCTGCCTGGTGACCACCACAGTCATCGCCGTCGCGATGTCAACGTGGGCAGTAATACTCAGCAACCATCACCAACGCCGATGGACGCCCGATGGTTCTTAG
- a CDS encoding ABC transporter ATP-binding protein — protein MTTDDIPAFELAALTKDFSGKLAADRVSLRVPAGSLTGLVGPNGAGKTTSLAMAVGLLRPDSGTSYVQGVDLWKQPDRAKAALGVLPDGLALPERLTGAELLTYWGLLRGMPAPEVADRTRELLAVLELDDAERRGVLVIEYSTGMRKKIGLATALLHAPRVLVLDEPFEAVDPVSARVLRRILRTFVVGGGAVVISSHVMSLVEDLCDRVAIIGAGKVMVDGTLDEVRGTDSLENVFVNLVGERDAEAGELSWLAT, from the coding sequence ATGACCACCGATGACATTCCCGCATTCGAACTGGCCGCGTTGACCAAGGACTTCTCCGGCAAACTCGCCGCCGACCGGGTCAGCCTCCGCGTCCCCGCCGGATCACTCACCGGTTTGGTCGGACCCAACGGCGCCGGGAAGACCACCTCCCTGGCGATGGCCGTGGGACTGTTGCGTCCCGACTCCGGCACCTCCTACGTTCAGGGTGTCGACCTGTGGAAGCAGCCCGACCGTGCCAAGGCCGCGCTGGGCGTACTGCCCGACGGGCTGGCACTGCCCGAACGCCTCACCGGGGCGGAACTGTTGACCTACTGGGGATTGCTGCGCGGCATGCCCGCCCCCGAGGTCGCCGATCGGACCCGCGAACTCCTGGCGGTTCTGGAACTCGACGACGCCGAGAGGCGCGGAGTGCTCGTCATCGAGTACTCCACCGGCATGCGTAAGAAGATCGGCCTGGCCACCGCGTTGCTACACGCACCCCGGGTGCTGGTGCTCGATGAACCCTTCGAGGCGGTCGACCCGGTGTCGGCGCGCGTCCTTCGTCGTATCCTGCGGACCTTCGTGGTCGGCGGCGGCGCCGTCGTGATCTCCTCCCACGTCATGTCGCTTGTGGAGGACCTGTGCGACCGGGTCGCGATCATCGGCGCCGGAAAGGTGATGGTCGACGGCACCCTCGACGAGGTGCGCGGTACGGACTCCCTGGAGAACGTGTTCGTCAACCTGGTGGGCGAGCGCGACGCCGAGGCGGGGGAGCTGTCATGGTTGGCGACCTGA
- a CDS encoding TetR/AcrR family transcriptional regulator, with translation MHSKNDDGDQKPGGKASRTFIEAARRRQIIDAAIEVIAEVGYAKLSFAKIAQRAKISPSLISYHFDDKRDLVVSLADDINKRLEQVLTAASAGAQSYRDVLRRVVMAFIRFADEQRAHLIALSQIASGTRDEAATSRIVDSNGAVSGWEELLAEGQRAGEFPAGDIRATALCIHGVLEFIPHELYTNPDTDVDRLSHAIADNIERMVIGDTTPPTSTDEPGKVRQP, from the coding sequence ATGCATTCAAAAAATGATGATGGTGATCAGAAACCTGGCGGCAAAGCCAGTCGCACCTTCATCGAGGCCGCGAGGCGGCGGCAGATCATCGACGCGGCCATCGAGGTCATCGCCGAGGTCGGGTACGCGAAGCTGTCGTTCGCCAAGATCGCGCAGCGCGCCAAGATCAGCCCGAGCCTGATCTCGTACCACTTCGACGACAAACGCGACCTGGTCGTCTCATTGGCCGACGACATCAACAAGCGCCTGGAGCAGGTCCTCACCGCCGCATCCGCAGGTGCGCAGAGCTACCGTGACGTGCTTCGTCGGGTCGTCATGGCCTTCATCCGGTTCGCCGACGAGCAACGCGCCCACCTGATCGCCCTGAGCCAGATCGCCTCCGGCACCCGCGACGAGGCGGCGACCTCCCGCATCGTCGACTCCAACGGCGCGGTCTCCGGCTGGGAGGAACTGTTGGCGGAGGGGCAACGCGCCGGTGAGTTCCCCGCCGGCGACATCCGTGCCACCGCGCTGTGCATACACGGCGTCCTGGAGTTCATTCCCCACGAGCTGTACACCAACCCCGACACCGATGTGGACCGACTGAGCCACGCGATCGCCGACAACATCGAGCGCATGGTCATCGGCGACACGACCCCACCGACCTCGACGGACGAACCCGGAAAGGTAAGACAGCCATGA